From Natronocella acetinitrilica, a single genomic window includes:
- a CDS encoding DUF5906 domain-containing protein, giving the protein MWENHDDVLAQVQSLGLRVDSLQVNSAKPVRCYVEGGGREKRGWYWLTDFRLPRQAGGEGLYIVGSFGYWQGNDHNKYKVKLNRKGPALTDADKKAIAERHRENARRAKAEREAEIKRAARRAANAWRHYTPEGTSDYLERKRVGAHGVRFAPNGSGTIAIPAMDAPGRVFCLQVIRGKNRGGKLEKQYWPKGAEIAGKWFQIGSPTAGGICLVVEGFATGATLHEATGLPVAVAFAANNLQPVAVELRRAYRGARILVCADDDYIQKCRACKQPTLVDSTVCEHCDEPHGQVNPGITAARAAAVAVSGAWVAPTFPGDRERKKLTDFNDLYHFPDGGLASVRVQVEEAIQRAGWQSVAGGATGAGNPQRGAGGRRAAQSVMSVDDAVERFLPLDDGTGKFVFDTWTRKIAHKDQMLALLPADSKLADVKRHPTWIHRGAYYLDEVGFDPSGKDAAVRLNTWKGWAMEPKQGNCETILAMLEYLCSAEENSQEVYDWLICWMAYPLQNPGAKMSSAVIMHGPQGTGKSAVFQALAQIYGDYSTVLNQRGLEDKFNQDWVESKLFLLAEEVVTRQEMWHIKNELKELVTGDWVRVRPMHMTAYRQRNQINIAYLSNEGQPLPIENDDRRHLVVWTPPQLKEEWYDELWLEIENGGVPALYNYLLNVNLEGWHPKKRPPMTQSKRDLIQLSKPSEDRFLDEWTAGELDHPIGPCGSKHLYTAYQRWCRANGVRFPRESNQFLGRLKKLNGWSSAPKYIYEDLHYAGSPRKQRMVIPPPEVLEKARKAKPADETLQVWLTDCFFAFQRSLEEPGPD; this is encoded by the coding sequence ATGTGGGAGAACCACGATGACGTGCTGGCGCAGGTCCAGTCGCTGGGGCTGCGAGTGGACTCCCTGCAGGTCAACTCCGCGAAGCCGGTCCGGTGCTATGTCGAGGGCGGCGGCCGCGAGAAGCGAGGCTGGTACTGGTTGACCGACTTCCGCCTGCCGCGCCAGGCCGGTGGGGAGGGGCTGTACATCGTCGGCTCCTTTGGCTACTGGCAGGGAAACGACCACAACAAGTACAAGGTCAAGCTTAACCGGAAGGGGCCGGCGCTCACCGATGCCGACAAGAAGGCGATCGCGGAGCGCCATCGAGAGAATGCCAGGCGGGCGAAAGCCGAGCGCGAGGCGGAGATCAAGCGCGCAGCTCGCCGAGCGGCCAACGCCTGGCGGCACTACACGCCCGAGGGCACCAGCGACTACCTGGAGCGCAAGCGCGTGGGCGCTCATGGCGTCCGCTTTGCTCCCAACGGATCGGGCACCATTGCGATCCCCGCCATGGACGCCCCGGGACGGGTGTTCTGCCTGCAGGTCATTCGCGGGAAGAACCGCGGCGGGAAGCTGGAAAAGCAGTACTGGCCAAAGGGTGCCGAGATCGCCGGCAAGTGGTTCCAGATCGGGAGTCCGACAGCTGGCGGCATCTGCCTAGTGGTGGAAGGGTTTGCCACTGGGGCGACACTGCATGAGGCGACGGGGCTGCCGGTGGCGGTGGCGTTCGCGGCGAACAATCTGCAGCCGGTGGCGGTGGAGCTGCGCCGGGCTTATCGAGGGGCGCGGATCCTCGTCTGCGCCGATGATGACTACATCCAGAAGTGCCGCGCGTGCAAGCAGCCGACCCTGGTTGACTCGACTGTGTGCGAGCACTGCGACGAACCCCACGGCCAGGTGAACCCGGGCATCACCGCGGCGAGGGCCGCGGCGGTGGCGGTGTCTGGCGCGTGGGTTGCGCCCACGTTCCCTGGTGACCGCGAGCGGAAGAAGCTCACCGACTTCAACGACCTTTATCACTTTCCGGATGGTGGCCTGGCCTCCGTCCGGGTTCAGGTGGAGGAGGCCATCCAGCGTGCAGGGTGGCAGTCAGTTGCAGGTGGCGCCACCGGCGCGGGGAACCCTCAACGGGGAGCGGGGGGGAGACGTGCGGCGCAGTCCGTGATGTCTGTCGATGATGCGGTGGAGCGATTCCTGCCGCTCGATGACGGAACGGGGAAGTTCGTCTTCGACACGTGGACGCGGAAGATCGCGCACAAGGATCAGATGCTGGCGCTGCTGCCGGCGGACTCGAAGCTCGCAGATGTGAAACGCCATCCCACCTGGATCCACCGCGGGGCGTATTACCTGGATGAGGTCGGATTCGATCCGTCGGGTAAGGATGCGGCGGTGCGGCTCAACACCTGGAAAGGCTGGGCGATGGAGCCGAAGCAGGGTAACTGCGAGACGATCCTGGCAATGCTCGAGTACCTCTGCAGCGCTGAGGAAAACTCGCAGGAAGTCTATGACTGGCTGATCTGTTGGATGGCTTACCCGCTGCAGAATCCGGGCGCGAAAATGTCCAGCGCGGTGATCATGCACGGGCCGCAGGGAACGGGGAAGTCGGCGGTGTTCCAGGCGCTGGCGCAGATCTACGGCGATTACTCGACCGTGCTGAACCAGCGAGGCCTCGAGGACAAGTTCAATCAGGACTGGGTGGAGTCGAAGCTGTTCCTGCTGGCCGAGGAGGTCGTGACCAGGCAGGAGATGTGGCACATCAAGAATGAGCTCAAGGAGCTGGTGACCGGTGACTGGGTGCGCGTGCGCCCTATGCACATGACGGCGTACCGACAGCGAAACCAGATCAACATTGCGTACCTGTCCAATGAAGGCCAGCCGCTGCCCATCGAGAATGATGATCGTCGCCACCTGGTCGTCTGGACACCGCCGCAGCTCAAGGAAGAGTGGTACGACGAGCTCTGGCTTGAGATCGAGAACGGCGGCGTGCCAGCGCTCTATAACTACCTGCTGAACGTCAACCTGGAAGGGTGGCACCCCAAAAAGCGGCCACCGATGACGCAATCGAAACGCGACCTCATCCAGCTCAGCAAGCCGAGCGAGGATCGCTTCCTCGATGAGTGGACCGCCGGCGAGCTGGATCACCCCATCGGCCCATGCGGCAGCAAACACCTCTACACCGCCTACCAGCGATGGTGCCGCGCGAACGGCGTGCGCTTCCCGCGTGAGTCGAACCAGTTCCTGGGGCGCCTCAAAAAGCTGAATGGGTGGAGTAGTGCGCCGAAGTACATCTATGAGGATCTGCACTACGCCGGCTCGCCGCGCAAGCAGCGCATGGTGATACCGCCGCCGGAGGTGCTGGAGAAGGCGCGCAAGGCCAAACCGGCGGATGAAACGCTGCAGGTGTGGCTCACGGACTGTTTTTTCGCCTTCCAGCGCAGCCTGGAAGAGCCGGGGCCGGACTGA
- a CDS encoding TraR/DksA C4-type zinc finger protein, protein MADACDIATDYTERELARHLEAQRARARLATAGEHSAMECVDCGEPIPKARRTALPGCQRCVPCAEIEESRSSLSASR, encoded by the coding sequence ATGGCAGACGCTTGCGATATCGCGACCGACTACACCGAGCGAGAACTGGCGCGGCACCTCGAGGCGCAGCGCGCGCGGGCACGGCTCGCCACTGCCGGTGAGCATTCTGCCATGGAGTGCGTTGACTGCGGTGAGCCCATACCGAAAGCGAGACGCACCGCGCTCCCAGGCTGCCAGCGCTGCGTGCCTTGCGCGGAGATTGAAGAGAGCAGATCCAGTCTATCGGCCAGCCGCTGA
- a CDS encoding YdaS family helix-turn-helix protein, with protein sequence MYAIKHYWGNLSPVEKKDLASKCETSVAYLSQVFNGHRQAGPRFAQRLARESGGSVTAAQLRPDLADLFAEDAA encoded by the coding sequence ATGTACGCCATCAAACACTACTGGGGCAACCTCAGCCCTGTTGAGAAGAAGGATCTCGCCAGTAAGTGCGAGACGTCGGTCGCCTATCTCTCGCAGGTGTTCAACGGGCATCGGCAGGCCGGGCCACGTTTCGCACAGCGGCTCGCGCGAGAGTCCGGCGGCAGCGTGACCGCGGCTCAGCTTCGCCCAGACCTGGCGGATCTGTTTGCAGAGGACGCTGCGTGA
- a CDS encoding LexA family protein → MATTISEVRRERFSRLAEGMTQAELAETLDLAPSYVWQMLNGKRNIGNKTARKIEQRLGLPTGHLDGLNTNSAGTSKDDPGLYAQGSATLRRAKPSPRKVPVISYIQAGSPKEVLDDHEPGNGFEYLSVDDELAEALGPHAFALIVEGLSMADEFKPGDRIIVDPSAALRPGDIVVAKLEADEAATLKKYRARGNDTNGEPIFELVPLNDDYATVVVDADNPAQIIGPVVEHRRKLRR, encoded by the coding sequence ATGGCGACAACGATTTCAGAAGTCCGGCGGGAGCGCTTTTCGCGGCTCGCCGAGGGCATGACTCAAGCCGAGCTGGCCGAGACGCTCGACCTTGCGCCCTCCTATGTCTGGCAGATGCTCAATGGGAAAAGGAACATCGGGAACAAGACGGCGCGAAAGATCGAGCAGCGGCTAGGCTTACCTACGGGCCACCTGGATGGCCTGAACACAAACTCCGCAGGGACCTCCAAGGACGATCCGGGACTGTATGCCCAGGGATCGGCGACACTTAGGCGGGCGAAGCCATCGCCCAGGAAGGTTCCCGTTATCAGCTACATCCAGGCTGGCTCACCGAAAGAAGTTCTTGATGACCACGAGCCCGGGAACGGGTTCGAGTACCTCTCCGTCGATGATGAGCTGGCTGAAGCGTTGGGGCCACATGCCTTTGCCCTGATCGTCGAAGGCCTCAGCATGGCAGACGAATTCAAGCCAGGAGATCGGATTATCGTAGACCCGAGCGCTGCTTTAAGACCTGGCGATATCGTGGTTGCCAAGCTGGAGGCGGATGAAGCAGCCACGCTGAAAAAGTATCGCGCAAGAGGTAACGACACCAACGGTGAACCGATCTTCGAACTGGTGCCTCTGAACGATGATTACGCCACTGTCGTCGTCGACGCGGACAATCCGGCCCAGATAATTGGCCCAGTGGTAGAGCACAGGAGAAAGTTGCGCAGATAG
- a CDS encoding WYL domain-containing protein, with protein MREEFWTGETWLQFNYRDSKGQLTTREVLARSIYEKNGHLYLSGISSLRKAYREFRVERIASEIIDAESGAVGTLQDVLGVTLPDPGRDETWTYEPLSFDDLDELRVYGRHAHREIILWVARRKAREIAATSLRTVLKPTHIEMYKAFKNGKLHKRPQLWLRYSEEARFQWVSSSTSQSGYKDHLRTIATFVGSLIDYVAPSKPVK; from the coding sequence ATGCGAGAGGAGTTTTGGACGGGCGAGACGTGGCTGCAGTTCAACTACCGCGACAGCAAGGGCCAGCTCACAACCCGTGAAGTTTTGGCCCGTAGCATCTATGAGAAGAACGGACACCTGTACCTATCAGGAATATCGAGCCTGAGAAAGGCCTACCGAGAGTTTCGCGTCGAGCGAATTGCCTCAGAGATCATAGACGCCGAAAGCGGTGCAGTCGGGACGCTGCAGGACGTACTCGGGGTGACATTGCCAGATCCTGGTCGAGACGAAACGTGGACCTATGAGCCGCTGAGCTTTGATGATCTCGACGAGCTGCGCGTTTACGGCCGCCACGCACACCGTGAAATCATACTCTGGGTTGCGCGCAGAAAGGCGAGGGAGATCGCGGCCACTAGCCTGCGCACGGTGCTGAAACCGACTCACATCGAGATGTACAAAGCGTTCAAGAACGGGAAACTGCACAAGCGTCCCCAACTCTGGCTTCGATACTCCGAGGAAGCGCGGTTCCAGTGGGTAAGCAGCTCGACATCACAAAGCGGCTACAAGGACCACCTGCGCACCATCGCCACGTTCGTTGGCTCGCTCATCGACTACGTGGCACCATCGAAGCCGGTCAAATAA
- a CDS encoding D-Ala-D-Ala carboxypeptidase family metallohydrolase has translation MIYGPDGQVLFSEDELKCKGSGLVALAPNFAQRLLLLRLQLDEPMIVNSCCRSAARNRAVGGHPRSLHVYDESHWETGGCCAIDIGTRDAAYRARLIRLALDTGWSVGLHAAFVHLDRRSDYTGMPQAVFPY, from the coding sequence ATGATTTATGGCCCCGATGGACAGGTTCTTTTCTCCGAAGACGAACTCAAGTGCAAGGGCAGTGGCCTGGTGGCGCTCGCGCCGAACTTCGCGCAGCGGTTGCTTTTGCTGCGGCTACAGCTTGATGAGCCAATGATCGTAAACAGCTGCTGCCGCAGCGCCGCGCGCAACCGAGCGGTCGGCGGCCACCCCCGCAGCCTGCACGTGTATGACGAGTCCCACTGGGAGACCGGAGGCTGCTGCGCGATCGATATTGGCACGCGGGACGCCGCGTATCGGGCCCGGCTTATCCGCCTGGCGCTCGACACCGGTTGGTCTGTGGGGCTGCACGCCGCATTCGTCCACCTGGACCGGCGCAGCGACTACACCGGCATGCCCCAGGCGGTTTTCCCGTACTGA
- a CDS encoding DUF6378 domain-containing protein translates to MDTRDQQRSARLAGVIQLLADMGEPNVDAAALLHALQQAGWTPPDGHLGGLRAEAKKTPPMNAIDYLQAAAFEMDSRAKQRDTPEGERSMAGAVRAFNALYHGQIEHRLMSGLPPLSETHGWELQSLLKKSRAAQGAYHADDYVDDVGYVALAAECAAREQAENPA, encoded by the coding sequence ATGGACACACGCGACCAACAACGCAGTGCGCGCCTCGCTGGCGTTATCCAGCTGCTGGCTGACATGGGCGAGCCGAATGTGGATGCCGCTGCCCTACTGCACGCCCTGCAGCAGGCCGGCTGGACGCCGCCCGACGGTCATCTGGGTGGACTTCGCGCGGAAGCGAAGAAAACACCTCCGATGAACGCCATCGACTACCTGCAGGCCGCCGCATTCGAGATGGATTCCCGCGCCAAGCAGCGCGACACCCCCGAGGGCGAGCGCTCGATGGCCGGCGCGGTGCGGGCGTTCAACGCCCTGTACCACGGCCAGATCGAGCACCGCCTCATGTCGGGCCTGCCGCCGCTCAGCGAGACCCACGGGTGGGAGCTGCAAAGCCTGCTCAAAAAATCCCGCGCGGCTCAGGGCGCCTACCACGCGGACGACTACGTCGACGACGTCGGTTACGTCGCGCTGGCGGCCGAGTGCGCCGCCCGGGAGCAAGCGGAGAACCCGGCATGA
- a CDS encoding DNA cytosine methyltransferase, whose protein sequence is MMQQGLNLGHEIVVDLFAGGGGASLGIEQALDRPVDVAVNHDPQAVAMHAANHPGTEHFCESVFRVHPVAVTRNQPVGLLWASPDCTHHSKAKGGKPVSSGRRGLAWVVIKWARRIRPRVIMLENVEEFADWGPLTPEGMPCAVRKGQTFRQWIAQLERLGYQVEARVLRACDYGAPTIRKRLFVIARRDGRPIVWPKPSHGPAESIAVKRRRRLPYRTAAECIDWSLPCHSIFERKRPLAENTMRRIAQGMKRYVIEAAEPFIIAIDHASARTGSTWAATQPLSTITTENRHALVTAFLAKHYGGVIGHTVGRPIGTITTVDHHSLVAASMAPYMMTMRNAGKPFNEADKPLHTITAGGAHMYAVAAFMAPYYGSGSGETGRDLRQPAPTCTTKDRLQLVTVQIDGATYVITDIGMRMLQPRELFNANGFPPDYVIDQGPEGKPLPKYAQVRMCGNSVPPVWPRALVSANFAHEQQQRGAA, encoded by the coding sequence ATGATGCAGCAGGGCCTCAACCTGGGCCACGAGATCGTGGTGGATCTGTTCGCCGGCGGCGGTGGCGCCAGCCTGGGTATTGAGCAGGCCCTCGATCGGCCCGTGGACGTGGCCGTCAACCACGATCCGCAGGCCGTCGCGATGCACGCCGCGAACCACCCGGGCACCGAACACTTCTGCGAATCCGTGTTCCGCGTGCATCCCGTAGCGGTCACCCGCAATCAGCCAGTGGGCCTGCTGTGGGCCAGCCCCGACTGCACCCACCACAGCAAGGCCAAGGGCGGCAAGCCCGTCAGCAGCGGCCGGCGCGGACTCGCGTGGGTGGTCATCAAATGGGCCCGCCGGATACGGCCCCGGGTCATCATGCTGGAGAACGTCGAAGAGTTCGCCGACTGGGGGCCGCTAACGCCGGAAGGCATGCCCTGCGCGGTGCGCAAGGGCCAGACCTTCCGGCAATGGATCGCTCAGCTGGAACGCCTGGGCTACCAGGTAGAGGCCCGCGTGCTGCGCGCCTGCGATTACGGCGCCCCCACCATCCGCAAGCGGCTGTTCGTCATCGCCCGGCGAGACGGACGCCCCATCGTGTGGCCAAAGCCGAGCCACGGCCCCGCAGAATCCATAGCCGTAAAGCGTCGGCGGCGACTGCCGTACCGCACGGCGGCAGAGTGCATCGACTGGAGCCTGCCCTGCCACTCCATCTTCGAGCGCAAACGCCCGCTGGCCGAGAACACCATGCGCCGCATCGCGCAGGGGATGAAGCGTTACGTCATCGAGGCAGCCGAGCCGTTCATTATCGCCATTGACCATGCCAGTGCACGCACTGGCTCGACATGGGCTGCGACCCAACCGCTGAGCACGATCACCACAGAAAACCGGCATGCACTGGTCACCGCCTTCCTCGCCAAGCACTACGGCGGCGTGATCGGGCACACCGTCGGCAGACCCATTGGCACCATCACGACGGTTGACCACCACAGCCTGGTTGCCGCCAGCATGGCTCCGTACATGATGACGATGCGAAACGCCGGCAAGCCCTTCAATGAGGCGGACAAGCCTCTGCACACGATAACCGCCGGCGGGGCACACATGTATGCAGTGGCCGCCTTCATGGCCCCCTACTACGGCAGCGGTAGCGGCGAGACTGGGCGAGACCTACGCCAGCCAGCCCCAACATGCACCACCAAAGACCGTCTGCAGCTGGTCACCGTCCAGATCGACGGCGCCACCTATGTCATCACCGACATCGGCATGCGCATGCTCCAGCCCCGCGAGCTGTTCAACGCCAACGGCTTCCCGCCTGACTACGTCATCGACCAGGGCCCGGAAGGCAAGCCACTGCCGAAATACGCACAGGTGCGCATGTGCGGCAACAGCGTCCCGCCGGTGTGGCCGCGTGCCCTGGTGTCGGCGAACTTCGCGCACGAGCAACAGCAACGAGGTGCGGCATGA
- a CDS encoding PHD finger domain-containing protein has protein sequence MITSSHRKLQRLHARWRVWRNVGEDLNRRASVEAQLFSMASGKSPLPDADKCRELALKLGVPDAYRSTQPEPMPVTHEQLAITAHKLFIGSGPGEDMWCELDDQALQYSMGLRVGQQCQFCDDPYGPDQTGECEKCGAEVHANCLDASVDHGSLCPYCYESLDMEDTA, from the coding sequence ATGATCACCAGCAGCCACCGCAAACTCCAACGCCTCCATGCGCGGTGGCGCGTGTGGCGAAACGTCGGCGAAGACCTCAACCGCCGCGCATCCGTGGAAGCTCAGCTGTTCAGCATGGCCAGCGGCAAAAGTCCCCTCCCAGACGCGGACAAATGCCGTGAACTGGCACTGAAGCTCGGCGTTCCGGATGCCTACCGGTCGACGCAACCGGAGCCCATGCCGGTCACTCACGAACAGCTGGCCATAACCGCACACAAGCTGTTCATCGGCTCGGGCCCAGGCGAAGACATGTGGTGCGAGCTAGACGATCAGGCCCTGCAATACAGCATGGGACTGCGAGTTGGGCAGCAGTGCCAGTTCTGCGACGACCCCTACGGCCCCGACCAAACAGGTGAATGCGAAAAATGCGGCGCGGAAGTTCACGCAAATTGCCTCGACGCTTCGGTCGACCACGGCTCACTCTGCCCCTACTGCTATGAGAGCCTGGACATGGAGGACACCGCGTAG
- a CDS encoding DUF4224 domain-containing protein yields MFLTDDELEELTGYKSPPKQREWLLSRRYAFEVNARNRPKVLRSVVEHRLGGDNIDRPREPRLRLP; encoded by the coding sequence ATGTTCCTCACCGATGACGAGCTCGAAGAGTTAACCGGCTACAAGTCGCCCCCGAAACAGCGGGAGTGGCTTTTGTCTCGCCGATACGCCTTCGAGGTTAATGCGCGAAACAGGCCGAAGGTGCTGCGATCGGTAGTAGAACACCGGCTGGGCGGTGATAACATCGATCGCCCGAGAGAGCCACGGCTGCGGCTGCCATGA